In a single window of the Deinococcus aetherius genome:
- a CDS encoding pyridoxal phosphate-dependent aminotransferase, whose protein sequence is MTTSSPFRLSRRALSLKPSSTVAVSSRALELRRAGVDVISMSVGEPDFDTPPHIKAAAVRAIEEGKTKYTAVSGVAELREAISAKFARENGLTYAPDAVTVTSGGKQALFNAFFALLNLGDEVLIPAPYWVSYPEMVALTGAVPVAVPTTPESGFLLDPGEVEARVTPRTRMIILNSPGNPTGAVFPPSVLEAVARIAQRHDLMIVTDEMYEHLVYDATQISIGRYAPEHTLTVNGASKAYAMTGWRIGYAGGPKSVITAMNAIQSQSTSNASSVSQYAALAALTQYEETARFIEMARQAYRERRDRIVAGLNTLGLPTPTPQGAFYVMTDTSRIHPDELEAARILLDEARVAVVPGTDFAAPGQVRLSYATGMEQIEEVLRRVGEVMG, encoded by the coding sequence ATGACCACCTCCTCCCCCTTTCGGCTCTCCCGGCGTGCCCTGAGCCTCAAGCCCTCCTCCACGGTGGCGGTCTCGTCCCGGGCGCTGGAGCTTCGCCGGGCGGGTGTGGACGTGATCAGCATGAGCGTGGGCGAGCCCGACTTCGACACGCCGCCCCACATCAAGGCCGCCGCCGTACGGGCCATCGAGGAGGGGAAGACGAAGTACACCGCCGTGAGCGGCGTGGCCGAACTGCGCGAGGCGATCAGCGCCAAGTTCGCCCGTGAGAACGGCCTGACTTATGCCCCCGACGCCGTGACCGTCACGAGCGGGGGCAAACAGGCCCTCTTCAACGCCTTTTTCGCGCTGCTGAACCTGGGGGACGAGGTGCTGATCCCCGCGCCGTACTGGGTGAGCTACCCGGAGATGGTCGCGCTGACGGGGGCGGTGCCCGTCGCCGTGCCCACGACCCCGGAGTCCGGCTTCCTGCTCGACCCGGGGGAGGTAGAGGCGCGGGTGACTCCCCGCACCCGCATGATCATTCTGAACAGCCCCGGCAACCCGACGGGGGCCGTGTTCCCGCCGAGCGTGCTGGAGGCGGTCGCGCGGATCGCGCAGCGGCACGACCTCATGATCGTGACGGACGAGATGTACGAGCATCTGGTGTACGACGCCACGCAAATCAGCATCGGGCGGTACGCGCCGGAGCACACGCTGACGGTAAACGGGGCGAGCAAGGCGTACGCGATGACGGGGTGGCGCATCGGCTACGCGGGCGGGCCGAAGAGCGTGATCACGGCGATGAACGCCATCCAGTCGCAGAGCACGAGCAACGCGAGCAGCGTCTCGCAGTACGCTGCCCTCGCCGCCCTGACCCAATACGAGGAGACGGCGCGGTTCATCGAGATGGCGCGGCAGGCCTACCGCGAGCGGCGGGACCGGATCGTGGCCGGGCTGAACACGCTGGGCCTCCCGACCCCCACACCCCAGGGCGCCTTCTACGTGATGACGGACACCAGCCGGATTCACCCCGACGAACTGGAAGCCGCCCGCATCCTCCTCGACGAGGCGCGCGTCGCCGTGGTGCCGGGGACCGACTTCGCCGCGCCGGGGCAGGTGCGCCTGAGCTACGCGACGGGCATGGAGCAGATCGAGGAGGTGCTGCGCCGGGTGGGTGAGGTGATGGGCTGA